The Nerophis ophidion isolate RoL-2023_Sa linkage group LG24, RoL_Noph_v1.0, whole genome shotgun sequence genome includes a region encoding these proteins:
- the ccdc177 gene encoding coiled-coil domain-containing protein 177 has protein sequence MVDPCEAEKQSKPIGPLLCAPTLASEDHRLPDQADGATTEEEGDSCFQTPPSGSCDPSPCHVVGLPGSTAPDDSVTDDSFPEGSAPEGSVPEGSVPDRSVPDRSVPDQSVPDGSVPDGSVQAAISAPLPQPNNDDPSPKLHLDLYNFDSPAAEGSRYVLTSPRSLEACARCSVKPVELLSRPLSDIAREAPGRSMRVATGLFEVYERERHAKLRHCREERERIIREEKRRSMQASVNSSPSSSSMEQHKVSCSSSQSPTPVTSSFDSESTPPALSSKAGAPLQFGTTKAGSSGPKQSTSSYEQAKTTRPQSGGPPAVVRKSSGRKPSNTFPRPTSKPPTFVRAKSTLTSSVSKPQSTGTPLNGGFSKHNGHFHPNAKSHSMESLQRKMEPPSTSNTTTCTSSESGASSSYSWDGPRDHWAKVSSPRARTLATFNSLMGRSLSLGDLSHSPQTTQKVERIVKEVKRRGLNAVSERDRKIAALMLARYQEEDIMSQTRYVAHLQWDSERRMEELRHEQEERDKQRAVMEYQRLWQTQVSVRQRRLSQQERRSVAAKLRQAEESEKHWKELAEQQERHRLQRLQQAAREEKHKKALQEQNLKALEEERAAVLEQERLLLKEKLTIAELKRQEKEHQAQEDRRGLNKAERRRHAALIQEIARREQEEREEAKRTAEEKLSRSLGNYQQMVERRDQELKEKARREDKQIQRARKAAEKREKQQRQQLEARAKEAEKRSRQAALVAEEHAKEKAKRAVQSRQEKERLQRLNRRRVEDEEEQRRVDLLQSIERKLEKSEQIFKEKRAVLESARSIARASFHVRDKVREETNVRTFDKMALEAQLKASLDDKCAR, from the coding sequence ATGGTGGACCCCTGCGAGGCCGAGAAGCAGAGCAAACCCATTGGCCCGCTACTCTGCGCCCCCACACTGGCCTCTGAAGACCACCGCTTGCCAGATCAGGCCGATGGCGCCACCACAGAGGAGGAAGGAGATTCTTGCTTTCAGACGCCGCCCTCGGGCAGCTGCGATCCGAGCCCTTGCCATGTCGTTGGGTTGCCGGGTAGCACAGCTCCAGACGACTCAGTTACAGATGACTCCTTTCCAGAAGGCTCAGCTCCAGAAGGCTCAGTTCCAGAAGGCTCAGTTCCGGACCGATCAGTTCCGGACCGATCAGTTCCGGACCAATCAGTTCCGGACGGATCAGTTCCAGACGGCTCGGTTCAGGCGGCGATTTCAGCTCCACTGCCGCAGCCCAACAATGACGACCCGTCGCCCAAACTGCACCTGGACCTGTACAACTTTGACTCCCCCGCCGCAGAGGGCAGCCGCTACGTGCTGACCAGCCCCCGTTCGCTGGAGGCCTGTGCCCGATGCAGCGTCAAACCCGTTGAGCTGCTGTCCCGCCCGCTGTCGGACATTGCCCGCGAGGCGCCGGGTCGTTCCATGCGGGTGGCTACGGGTCTGTTTGAAGTCTACGAGAGGGAGCGTCACGCAAAGCTGAGGCACTGCAGGGAGGAGAGGGAGCGCATCATCAGGGAGGAGAAGAGGAGGTCCATGCAGGCGTCAGTCAATAGCTCTCCTTCCTCTTCCTCGATGGAGCAGCACAAAGTCTCCTGCAGTTCCTCCCAGTCTCCTACACCTGTGACCTCGAGTTTCGATTCTGAATCCACCCCTCCAGCACTGTCATCTAAAGCAGGAGCACCTCTCCAATTTGGAACCACCAAAGCTGGCTCCTCAGGGCCCAAGCAGTCCACATCCTCGTATGAACAAGCTAAAACCACAAGACCACAGTCAGGTGGTCCACCAGCGGTTGTCCGGAAGTCCTCTGGCAGAAAACCGTCAAACACATTTCCCAGACCGACATCTAAGCCGCCAACATTTGTCCGAGCCAAGTCAACCTTGACGTCATCAGTGTCAAAACCGCAGAGCACCGGCACGCCACTTAACGGTGGGTTCTCCAAGCACAACGGTCACTTCCATCCAAACGCTAAAAGTCATTCCATGGAGTCCTTGCAGAGAAAGATGGAGCCCCCCTCCACCTCCAACACCACAACGTGCACCTCCTCAGAGTCCGGTGCTTCGTCGTCGTACAGTTGGGACGGTCCGCGGGACCACTGGGCAAAAGTATCCAGCCCCCGCGCTCGCACCTTGGCCACGTTCAACTCTCTGATGGGCCGTAGCCTTAGCCTGGGGGACCTGAGCCACTCCCCCCAGACCACGCAGAAGGTGGAGCGCATCGTCAAGGAGGTGAAGCGGCGAGGCTTGAATGCCGTGTCAGAGCGAGACCGCAAGATCGCAGCCTTGATGCTGGCTCGATATCAGGAGGAGGACATCATGAGCCAGACCCGCTACGTGGCCCACCTCCAGTGGGACAGCGAGCGCAGGATGGAGGAGCTGCGGCATGAGCAGGAGGAGCGGGACAAGCAGCGTGCTGTGATGGAGTACCAGCGCTTGTGGCAGACTCAGGTGTCCGTACGCCAGCGCAGACTCAGCCAGCAGGAGCGACGCTCGGTCGCCGCCAAGTTGCGCCAGGCCGAGGAGAGCGAGAAGCACTGGAAGGAGCTAGCGGAGCAGCAGGAGCGCCACCGCCTGCAGAGGCTGCAGCAGGCGGCGCGGGAGGAGAAGCACAAGAAAGCCTTGCAGGAGCAGAACCTGAAGGCCTTGGAGGAGGAGCGGGCCGCCGTGCTGGAGCAGGAGCGGCTGCTGCTGAAGGAGAAGCTCACCATTGCCGAGCTGAAGAGGCAGGAGAAGGAGCACCAAGCCCAGGAAGATAGAAGAGGCCTCAACAAGGCGGAGAGGAGGCGCCACGCCGCCCTGATCCAGGAGATCGCCCGACGAGAGCAGGAGGAGCGGGAGGAGGCCAAGAGGACGGCAGAGGAGAAGCTGAGCCGCTCCCTGGGGAACTACCAGCAGATGGTGGAGCGCCGAGACCAGGAGCTGAAGGAGAAGGCCAGGCGGGAGGACAAGCAGATCCAGCGTGCTCGCAAGGCCGCCGAGAAGCGCGAGAAGCAGCAGCGGCAGCAGCTGGAGGCTCGCGCCAAAGAGGCGGAGAAGCGCTCCCGACAGGCGGCGCTGGTGGCTGAGGAGCACGCCAAGGAGAAGGCCAAGCGGGCCGTCCAGTCCCGGCAGGAGAAGGAGCGTCTGCAGAGGCTCAACCGCCGGCGCGTGGAGGACGAGGAGGAGCAGCGGCGCGTGGACCTGCTGCAGTCCATCGAGAGGAAGCTGGAAAAGAGCGAGCAGATCTTCAAGGAGAAGCGAGCGGTGCTGGAGAGCGCTCGCTCCATCGCCCGCGCCTCCTTCCACGTGCGCGACAAAGTGCGCGAGGAGACCAACGTGCGCACCTTTGACAAGATGGCACTGGAAGCCCAGCTCAAAGCCAGCCTGGACGACAA